In the Chryseobacterium sp. MYb264 genome, one interval contains:
- the ypfJ gene encoding KPN_02809 family neutral zinc metallopeptidase, translating to MKWTDDRGGNVEDRRGSGGGGGALVGGGLGTLIIAAIIFFLGGDPSSILSSGAGANAPRTEQRQLTANEQKIGEMVNMMGKWNIETWNKIFQQNGMTYRAPKIILFENTTQSGCGIAQSAMGPFYCPADQSVYMDMSFFNELQSRFGAKVTEFTIAYVLAHEVGHHVQTLLGTTQEVDNMRRSGRFSEAKMNQVSVATELQADFYAGVWAKQTDSREHILEPGDIQSAIEAAEAVGDDNIQKRSQGYVNQESFTHGSSAQRKEWFMKGYNTGDIKQGDTFNQLLR from the coding sequence ATGAAATGGACTGACGACAGAGGTGGTAATGTAGAGGACCGAAGAGGTTCCGGCGGGGGCGGAGGCGCCCTCGTTGGAGGCGGTTTGGGAACACTGATTATTGCTGCTATTATATTTTTCCTGGGAGGAGACCCTTCCTCTATTCTTTCCTCTGGTGCTGGTGCGAACGCTCCAAGAACTGAACAAAGACAGTTAACAGCCAATGAGCAAAAAATTGGAGAAATGGTAAATATGATGGGAAAATGGAATATTGAAACATGGAACAAAATTTTCCAACAAAACGGAATGACTTACAGGGCTCCTAAAATTATTCTTTTTGAAAACACCACCCAATCTGGCTGCGGAATTGCACAATCTGCCATGGGACCATTTTACTGTCCTGCAGACCAAAGTGTGTATATGGATATGAGCTTTTTTAATGAACTTCAATCTAGATTTGGTGCAAAAGTTACAGAATTTACAATCGCTTATGTACTCGCTCACGAAGTCGGGCATCATGTTCAGACTCTTTTGGGAACTACTCAGGAAGTGGATAATATGAGAAGAAGCGGAAGGTTTTCTGAAGCAAAAATGAATCAGGTTTCTGTGGCAACAGAACTTCAGGCAGATTTTTATGCCGGAGTTTGGGCAAAACAAACCGATAGCAGAGAGCATATTTTAGAACCCGGAGATATTCAGTCAGCCATTGAAGCTGCGGAAGCTGTGGGTGATGATAATATCCAGAAAAGATCTCAGGGATATGTAAATCAGGAAAGCTTTACACATGGTTCTTCGGCCCAGCGTAAAGAATGGTTTATGAAAGGCTACAACACCGGAGATATCAAGCAAGGTGATACTTTCAATCAGCTTTTAAGATAA
- a CDS encoding GLPGLI family protein, whose translation MKKIGIIVLGLFMQTVFAQTNRFVYQVTMKSNASDKNDVKTENAYLDISAEKSLFYSENRIKRDSIMQQNFQSGGARGFNRDQMESLRSNINYTVEKDKANQKTFFKDRLGRDVYQYEEDRSISWKILSETMKIGDYKVQKAETEFGGRKWTAWFTTDLPYQDGPYKFGGLPGLIVKVEDAQGEYSFDLMKNYKISDFPSMNQFGNTIKVKRTDFVKQQEKFKSDPVSFMSNQGGGFSQTRMGAGGGIAAPRSSGGGNRGGNGGDFRKRMEDRVKEDAKNNSNPIELK comes from the coding sequence ATGAAAAAAATAGGAATTATTGTGTTAGGGCTGTTCATGCAGACTGTCTTTGCACAAACCAACAGATTTGTGTATCAGGTGACCATGAAGTCTAATGCATCAGATAAAAACGACGTGAAAACGGAGAATGCATATTTAGATATTTCAGCAGAAAAATCACTTTTTTATTCGGAAAATAGAATTAAAAGAGATTCTATTATGCAGCAGAATTTCCAGAGTGGTGGTGCGAGAGGTTTCAACAGAGATCAAATGGAAAGTTTAAGATCAAACATCAATTATACGGTTGAAAAAGATAAGGCAAACCAGAAAACATTCTTTAAAGACAGATTGGGACGAGATGTTTATCAATATGAAGAAGATCGCTCGATCAGCTGGAAAATTTTATCTGAAACCATGAAAATCGGAGATTATAAAGTACAAAAAGCAGAAACTGAGTTTGGTGGCAGAAAATGGACGGCTTGGTTTACTACAGATTTACCTTATCAGGACGGCCCTTATAAATTCGGAGGGCTTCCGGGGTTAATCGTAAAAGTGGAAGATGCTCAAGGAGAATATTCTTTTGATTTGATGAAAAACTATAAAATTTCAGATTTTCCTTCGATGAATCAGTTTGGAAATACAATTAAAGTAAAAAGAACGGATTTTGTAAAACAACAGGAAAAATTTAAATCAGATCCTGTTTCATTTATGAGTAATCAAGGAGGTGGATTTAGCCAAACCCGAATGGGGGCAGGTGGCGGAATTGCTGCCCCAAGATCCAGCGGCGGTGGAAACCGTGGTGGAAATGGCGGTGATTTCAGGAAAAGAATGGAAGACCGGGTAAAAGAAGATGCTAAGAATAACAGCAACCCGATTGAATTAAAATAA
- a CDS encoding GLPGLI family protein, whose product MEKKLYSFFVLLLVVVAYGQTTRFVYDTSVNPDSINLVSLKSEKTFLDVKDNRSLFISENKLIKDSLFAFFKPEEKENNKKERKELSKPGAKKTTEPTFFDYYITKNIAEQKVYFHDQIASRQIYYQEDRPVKWEITNVTEQQNGYPSQKATAYFGGRTWTAWFTKSIAISDGPYKFSGLPGLIVKLEDDKGDYKFDLIKKINIKNAFEEPVNSDAKLSTRIDFKGDMAALELEAKSNRRAFSSSDRGGKRGGGMSGGGMRGNGPPNGMGMPPGGNDVDGMMQMSNSSVGNSTSFTSEVGQNPIELK is encoded by the coding sequence ATGGAAAAAAAACTATATTCCTTTTTTGTGTTGCTATTGGTAGTGGTGGCTTATGGGCAAACCACGAGATTTGTCTATGATACTTCAGTGAATCCGGATTCGATTAATCTGGTAAGTCTGAAGAGTGAAAAAACGTTTCTCGATGTTAAAGACAACCGGTCATTATTTATCAGCGAAAATAAATTGATCAAAGATTCTCTTTTTGCTTTTTTTAAACCTGAAGAAAAAGAAAATAATAAGAAAGAAAGGAAAGAACTTTCGAAGCCGGGAGCTAAAAAAACGACTGAACCGACTTTTTTTGATTATTATATTACCAAAAATATTGCGGAGCAAAAAGTTTATTTTCATGATCAAATAGCCAGCAGACAAATTTATTATCAGGAAGATCGACCGGTAAAATGGGAGATAACCAATGTTACGGAACAACAAAACGGATATCCTTCACAAAAAGCGACTGCATATTTCGGAGGAAGAACCTGGACGGCCTGGTTTACAAAAAGTATTGCCATTTCTGACGGACCGTATAAATTTTCAGGTTTACCCGGTTTAATTGTGAAGCTGGAAGATGATAAAGGGGATTATAAGTTTGATTTAATTAAAAAAATCAATATTAAAAATGCTTTTGAAGAACCTGTTAATTCTGATGCTAAATTAAGTACAAGAATTGATTTTAAAGGAGACATGGCTGCGTTAGAACTGGAAGCGAAAAGTAATAGAAGAGCTTTTTCTTCGAGTGATCGAGGTGGAAAGCGTGGTGGCGGAATGTCAGGTGGCGGTATGAGAGGGAATGGACCTCCTAACGGAATGGGAATGCCTCCCGGCGGAAATGACGTTGATGGAATGATGCAGATGTCGAATTCAAGTGTGGGAAATTCAACTTCTTTCACGAGTGAAGTCGGCCAAAATCCAATTGAATTAAAATAA